A part of Heliangelus exortis chromosome 3, bHelExo1.hap1, whole genome shotgun sequence genomic DNA contains:
- the FBLN7 gene encoding fibulin-7: MPGARDHRPLLLLLLPPLLLLLLPAAPAPQSCPGRQQLLAAIRQMQQLLKGQEMRFSEGLRLMKSHLSTLHTSLAKATPETPPASCPALQAPADGKKFGSKYLVEHEVHFTCQPGFQLLGSSTRTCQANGSWSGQEPRCAEISECSSSPCQNGGTCLEGLNHYKCLCPQQWTGATCQYQAQTAPPAWSVRDDPAFSRQPRCAQMDRTQHCSCDPGFHMSGTAANGLCQDLNECEVYKGPGGPRLCAHSCINLPGSFRCACPGGYILLGDGKSCQDIDECSLSQHNCSVGTSCINTGGGFQCVSPQCPQPAGNVTYVKTSPFQCERNPCPMESRSCHQAPKTISFHYLPLPSNLLTPTPLFRMATAAAPGRAGPDSLRFGILGGKSRGHFVMQRSDRQTGELILVQSLQGPQTIQLDVDMSEYLDRVFQAKHLSKITLFVSAYEF; encoded by the exons ATGCCGGGGGCTCGGGACCACCGCCcgctcctgctgctgctgctgcccccgctcctgctgctgctgctccccgcGGCTCCGGCCCCACAG agctgcccgggcaggcagcagctcctggctgccatccggcagatgcagcagctgctgaagggGCAGGAGATGCGTTTCTCAGAGGGTCTGCGCCTGATGAAGAGCCACCTCAGCACCCTGCACACCTCCCTGGCCAAAGCCACCCCTGAGACACCCCCTG cctcctgccctgccctgcaaGCCCCGGCGGATGGGAAGAAGTTTGGCAGCAAATATTTGGTGGAGCACGAGGTTCACTTCACCTGCCAGCCAGGATTCCAGCTGCTGGGCTCCAGCACAAGGACCTGCCAGGCCAATGGCAGCTGGAGTGGGCAGGAGCCCCGATGTGCAG agaTCAGCGAGTGCTCGAGCAGCCCCTGCCAGAACGGGGGGACGTGCCTGGAGGGGCTGAACCACTACAAGTgcctctgtccccagcagtggACCGGAGCCACCTGCCAGTACCAAGCCCAGACGG ctccccctgcTTGGAGCGTCAGGGACGACCCGGCCTTCAGCCGCCAGCCCCGCTGCGCCCAAATGGACcgaacccagcactgcagctgcgACCCGGGCTTCCACATGAGCGGCACGGCCGCCAACGGGCTCTGCCAGG ACCTGAACGAGTGCGAGGTCTACAAAGGGCCGGGCGGGCCCCGGCTCTGCGCCCACTCCTGCATCAACCTCCCCGGCTCCTTCCGCTGCGCCTGCCCCGGGGGCTACATCCTGCTGGGGGATGGCAAGAGCTGCCAAG ACATTGACGAGTgctccctgtcccagcacaACTGCAGTGTGGGGACCTCCTGCATCAACACGGGGGGGGGTTTCCAGTGTGTCAgcccccagtgcccccagccCGCCGGGAACGTCACCTACGTCAAAACCTCCCCCTT CCAGTGCGAGCGCAACCCCTGCCCCATGGAGAGCCGGTCGTGCCACCAAGCCCCCAAAACCATCTCCTTCCACTACCTCCCCTTGCCCTCCAacctcctgacacccacccctctCTTCCGCATGGCCACGGCGGCGgcaccgggccgggccgggcccgaCAGCCTCCGGTTCGGTATCCTGGGGGGTAAGAGCCGCGGACACTTCGTCATGCAGCGCTCCGACCGCCAGACCGGAGAGCTCATCCTGGTGCAGAGCCTCCAGGGGCCCCAGACCATCCAGCTGGATGTGGACATGTCCGAGTACCTGGATCGCGTCTTCCAAGCCAAGCACCTCTCCAAAATCACCCTCTTCGTCTCCGCATACGAGTTTTAA